The Deltaproteobacteria bacterium PRO3 genome contains the following window.
ATCGCGTCGTTCGAGCGCACGGTGCTGGGCGGCAATTCCAAGTTCGACCGCTACAGCAACGGGGACAAGACGGCGATGAACGAATCCGAGATCCGCGGCCGCGAGCTGTTCTTCGGCAAGGCCAATTGCACGCGCTGCCACGTCGGCAGCAATTTCAGCGACAGCGACTTCCACAACCTGGGCGTCGGCATGAAAAAGCCCAAGCCCGACTGGGGCCGCTACGACGCGACCAAGGAAGAAAAGGACAAGGGCGCCTTCAAGACCCCGACGGTCCGCGACATCACCAAGACAGCTCCCTACATGCACGACGGCTCGGTCGCCACCCTCGAGGAGGTCGTCGAGCTCTACGATCGCGGCGGCGAGCCCAACAAGTGGCTGAGCGAGAAGGTCGTGAAACTCAACCTCACGGCGCAGGAGAAAGCCGACTTGGTGGCCTTCATGAAGGCCCTGGACAGCTCGCCCTACCCCTCCGTGGAGGAGCCGAAGGAATTCCCCCAATAGTCCCGACTCCCGTCGGGACGAGGATTTTGGGTTGAATTCCCCCGCGCATTTTCCTAGGGAGCAGGGGCTATGTCCCTGACCGTCGTCGGCACCGTCGCCCTGGATACCGTCGAGACCCCCTTCGGCAAGCTCGAAGAGGGCCTGGGCGGCTCGGCCACGCATTTCGCGGCCTCGGCCACCTTTTTCTGCCCCCTCGCCTTGGTGGCGGTGGTCGGGGCGGATTTCCCCGAGGCCCACCTCGATTTCTTCCGCTCGCGCCCCATCGACCTGGCCGCCCTCGAGCGCCATCCCGGCAAGACCTTCCGCTGGAAGGGGCGCTACGAGCACGACCTCAACGTCGCCCACACCCTCGACACGCAGCTGAACGTCCTGCTCGACTTCAACCCGCGGCTGACGCCGGCGATGCGCAAAAATCCCTTTTTGTTTTTGGGCAACATCGACCCGGCCATCCAGCTGCAGGGCATCGAGCAGATGGAGGGCAAGCCCTTCATCGCCGCCGACACCATGAACTACTGGATCAGCGGGCACCGCGAGTCGCTGCTCAAGACCTTGAAACGCGTCCACCTCCTGCTGATCAACGAGGCCGAGGCGCGGCTTTTGGCCGACACGCCCAACCTGGTCAAGGCCAGCCGAATCATCCGCGAGATGGGCCCCAAGACCCTCGTCATCAAGCGCGGGGAATACGGCGCCCTGGTCTTCCACGGCGACGAGGTCTTCAGCGCCCCCGCCCTCCCGCTCGAGGAGATCCTCGACCCCACCGGCGCCGGTGATTCCTTCGCGGGCGGCGTGCTGGGCTACTTGGCCAAGACGGGGGACTTGAGCTTTCGCAATTTAAAGAAGGCGGTGATCTACGGCAGCGTGATGGCCAGCTTCATCGTCGAGAAATTCAGCATGGATAGGCTGCGCGACCTGACGAACGCGGAGAT
Protein-coding sequences here:
- a CDS encoding sugar kinase, which encodes MSLTVVGTVALDTVETPFGKLEEGLGGSATHFAASATFFCPLALVAVVGADFPEAHLDFFRSRPIDLAALERHPGKTFRWKGRYEHDLNVAHTLDTQLNVLLDFNPRLTPAMRKNPFLFLGNIDPAIQLQGIEQMEGKPFIAADTMNYWISGHRESLLKTLKRVHLLLINEAEARLLADTPNLVKASRIIREMGPKTLVIKRGEYGALVFHGDEVFSAPALPLEEILDPTGAGDSFAGGVLGYLAKTGDLSFRNLKKAVIYGSVMASFIVEKFSMDRLRDLTNAEIEGRYRQFCELAHFEAAPTTL